The following proteins come from a genomic window of Marinobacter antarcticus:
- a CDS encoding BCCT family transporter — translation MGDVVKDEYQTDYVAGQDNINPFGLDLHAPVFPITAILVVLFVVGTLMFPAEAKSLLDGAKWDIIATFDWFFLLSANIFVVVCFALIVMPVGKIRLGGMDAKPDFSTISWFSMLFAAGMGIGLMFWAVAEPTAYFTGWYETPFNVEANTPAAADLAMGATIYHWGLHPWAIYAIVALSLAFFSFNKGMPLTIRSAFFPLLKDKVWGWPGHIIDILAVVATIFGLATSLGFGAQQAAAGMNYLFDTGAGTNVQMAIIVGVSAVALVSVLRGLDGGVKVLSNINMALAGLLLLFIIFAGPTMKILETLWVTSSSYVGNIIPLSNPFGREDEAWFQGWTVFYWAWWISWSPFVGMFIARVSKGRTVREFITAVLIVPTVISVVWMSAFGGSALEQIQNGIGELAKNGLTDVSLAMFQMFANLPLTEVISFVGIILVLVFFVTSSDSGSLVIDSITAGGKTDAPTAQRVFWVVMEGAIAAALIFGGGEDALGAIQATAIMAGLPFTAILLVMTWGLLKGLTHERKLLISRGEMT, via the coding sequence GTGGGCGACGTAGTTAAAGACGAATATCAAACGGATTACGTGGCCGGCCAGGACAATATCAATCCGTTCGGGCTGGATCTCCACGCACCGGTATTTCCGATTACGGCAATACTGGTTGTGCTATTTGTAGTGGGAACTCTCATGTTCCCCGCAGAGGCGAAATCGCTTCTGGACGGGGCGAAGTGGGATATTATTGCTACATTTGACTGGTTTTTCCTGCTCAGTGCGAACATTTTTGTGGTGGTTTGCTTTGCATTGATCGTAATGCCAGTGGGTAAGATTCGCCTTGGCGGTATGGATGCCAAGCCGGATTTCTCCACTATTTCCTGGTTTTCCATGCTGTTCGCAGCGGGTATGGGGATTGGTCTGATGTTCTGGGCAGTTGCGGAGCCGACTGCGTATTTCACCGGTTGGTACGAAACGCCGTTCAACGTTGAGGCAAACACCCCGGCGGCAGCCGATCTCGCCATGGGCGCGACCATTTACCACTGGGGTCTTCATCCCTGGGCGATCTACGCCATTGTAGCGCTCTCATTAGCGTTCTTTTCGTTCAACAAGGGTATGCCGCTGACTATTCGTTCGGCTTTCTTCCCACTGCTTAAGGATAAAGTCTGGGGCTGGCCTGGACATATCATTGATATTCTTGCGGTGGTTGCGACTATTTTCGGTCTGGCGACATCCCTCGGTTTCGGTGCTCAACAGGCGGCCGCTGGCATGAATTACCTGTTTGATACGGGCGCTGGAACCAATGTGCAGATGGCGATCATCGTTGGCGTGAGTGCGGTTGCTCTGGTATCGGTGCTCCGTGGCCTGGACGGCGGCGTGAAGGTGCTGAGTAACATCAACATGGCACTGGCGGGCCTTCTGCTGCTCTTTATCATTTTCGCCGGTCCGACTATGAAAATTCTGGAAACCTTATGGGTTACTTCATCCAGCTATGTCGGCAACATCATTCCCCTGAGCAACCCGTTTGGTCGTGAAGATGAGGCCTGGTTCCAGGGTTGGACTGTGTTCTACTGGGCATGGTGGATCTCCTGGTCACCGTTCGTAGGCATGTTTATCGCTCGTGTGTCCAAGGGACGTACCGTTCGGGAGTTCATTACAGCGGTTCTGATCGTTCCTACTGTGATAAGCGTGGTTTGGATGAGTGCCTTTGGTGGCTCAGCACTGGAGCAGATTCAGAATGGTATTGGCGAGCTTGCCAAGAATGGCCTCACAGATGTGTCGCTGGCCATGTTCCAGATGTTCGCCAATCTGCCGCTGACCGAGGTTATTTCGTTCGTTGGCATTATTCTGGTGCTGGTGTTCTTCGTAACCTCCTCGGATTCCGGGTCGCTGGTTATCGATAGCATCACCGCTGGTGGTAAGACGGATGCGCCCACTGCCCAGCGTGTTTTCTGGGTAGTCATGGAAGGCGCGATTGCCGCAGCTCTGATTTTTGGTGGTGGTGAAGACGCCCTCGGAGCGATTCAGGCAACCGCGATCATGGCGGGTCTGCCCTTTACAGCTATTCTTCTGGTGATGACATGGGGGTTGCTGAAAGGCCTGACCCATGAGCGTAAGTTGCTGATCTCCAGGGGCGAGATGACGTAA